The Dioscorea cayenensis subsp. rotundata cultivar TDr96_F1 chromosome 7, TDr96_F1_v2_PseudoChromosome.rev07_lg8_w22 25.fasta, whole genome shotgun sequence genome includes a region encoding these proteins:
- the LOC120265586 gene encoding protein DMP2-like — MSKTQASIGDLTFKGFGDLIKLLPTGTVFLFQFLNPLLTNTGHCHTFNKYLSGLLLFVCSFSCCFSSFTDSYTGSDGKVYYGIVTKKGLWSFSDPNARSIDLSKYKLRFGDFVHSSLALVVFAVIALLDNNTVSCFYPSLETEEKTLMTILPTIVGGLSSFVFMLFPNNRHGIGYPATQPAQD, encoded by the exons ATGTCGAAAACTCAAGCGAGTATCGGTGACCTGACATTCAAAGGCTTTGGCGATCTTATTAAGCTTCTTCCGACGGGCACCGTCTTCTTGTTCCAGTTCTTGAACCCATTGTTGACCAACACCGGCCATTGCCACACATTTAACAAGTACCTCAGTGGTCTGCTTCTCTTTGTTTGCAGCTTCTCTTGTTGTTTCTCCTCCTTCACTGACAGTTATACAG GAAGTGATGGAAAAGTATATTATGGCATTGTGACAAAGAAAGGGCTGTGGAGTTTTTCTGATCCAAATGCAAGATCAATTGATCTCTCAAAGTACAAACTTAGGTTTGGGGACTTTGTTCACTCATCTTTGGCATTGGTGGTGTTTGCAGTGATAGCTCTTTTGGATAATAATACAGTGTCATGTTTCTACCCATCTTTGGAGACAGAGGAGAAGACGTTAATGACCATTTTGCCTACCATTGTTGGTGGCTTGTCTAGCTTTGTTTTCATGCTCTTCCCTAATAATCGCCATGGAATTGGCTACCCTGCAACACAGCCTGCCCAGGActaa
- the LOC120265008 gene encoding LOW QUALITY PROTEIN: cytochrome P450 734A1-like (The sequence of the model RefSeq protein was modified relative to this genomic sequence to represent the inferred CDS: deleted 3 bases in 2 codons) — protein MSVQTLMLSVRILMTEFPRLVSRVESGWKGVRRSLRPKSRLGGQGFAGSLGIKADTITKNKNKLKGVSPGLIFVRVDSELRRWVESVRSDPVVSGQTITVSSEDAIPAAEEACKEAPRKWRNFSYHWSTQARHPSAPKLSSLGASMAAALALAALLPFLLYLLLKPIHSFLWRPYRLHLHFQAQRVRGPPRRPPSGNASDIRALIASAQSSPIPSFHHDIVSRVAPHYHAWSAAYGRIFVFWFGSRPRAGHRRSSVLRAVLMDSSGDFEKTGFNPVSRQLFGEGLVGLKGPKWVQHRRIVSPAFHMERVKCWVPTIAACTLKMLEKWVKNGENSYEFEVDVHKDFHNFTADVISQVAFGSSYDDGKQIFQWQEELMLLVSVSIRSLYIPALRFVPTKRNRRRWSLSRKINESLENLIQVRGRECENSQNLLGLMLSANKNEGEEQIGIKEIIDECKTFYFAGKETTANLLTWVILLLAMHQDWQSKTREEVICVCGSENLPNAEDLSKLKLLGIVLKETLRLYPPAVALNKLTSRNVKLGKLNVPAGTQIYIPTIAIHRDADTWGADANDFNPSRFSKANAHYTGLFFPFGQGPIICVGQNLALVEAKVAVAMILQKFKFSVSPSYVHAPMLLLTLQPQFGAQVLFKRI, from the exons ATGTCGGTGCAGACTCTTATGCTGAGcgtgcggatattgatgaccgagtttcctcggcttgtctcTCGTGTTGAAAGCGGCTGGAAGGGCGTTCGTCGATCATTGCGCC CGAAATCCCGACTCGGTGGGCAAGGTTTTGCAGGAAGTCTTGGCATCAAGGCGGACACAATcacgaagaacaagaacaagctaaagggtgtgtctcccgggTTGATCTTTGTTCGAGTGGATTCTGAGTTGAGAAGATGGGTTGAATCTGTTCGTAGTGACCCAGTGGTGAGTGGCCAGACAATCACCGTGTCGAGCGAGGACGCGATCCCTGCAGcagaagaagcatgtaagg AAGCACCCCGAAAATGGAGAAATTTTTCTTACCACTGGTCAACCCAAGCTCGTCATCCTTCAGCTCCGAAGCTCAGTTCACTCGGAGCATCCATGGCTGCTGCTCTCGCCCTCGCAGCGCTCCTCCCCTTCCTCCTCTACCTCCTTCTCAAACCCATCCACTCCTTCCTATGGCGCCCTTATCGTCTCCACCTCCACTTCCAAGCCCAACGTGTCCGC GGCCCTCCTCGCCGTCCTCCTTCCGGCAACGCAAGTGACATCCGTGCGCTGATCGCCAGTGCACAATCCTCCCCGATCCCATCCTTTCACCATGACATCGTCTCCCGGGTTGCGCCACACTACCACGCCTGGTCGGCGGCGTACGGAAGGATCTTCGTCTTCTGGTTCGGGTCCAGGCCGAGGGCTGGCCATCGGCGATCCAGCGTT CTCCGGGCGGTGTTGATGGATTCCAGTGGAGATTTTGAGAAGACGGGGTTCAATCCGGTGTCTAGGCAGTTGTTCGGTGAGGGTTTGGTGGGGCTGAAGGGACCCAAATGGGTTCAGCACCGCAGGATCGTCTCCCCTGCCTTTCATATGGAGCGAGTCAAG TGTTGGGTGCCCACAATTGCAGCTTGCACTTTGAAGATGCTAGAGAAGTGGGTGAAGAATGGTGAAAATAGCTATGAGTTTGAAGTCGATGTGCACAAAGACTTTCACAATTTCACGGCAGATGTCATTTCTCAAGTGGCTTTTGGCAGTAGTTATGATGATGGAAAGCAAATATTCCAATGGCAAGAGGAGCTAATGTTACTTGTTTCTGTTTCGATAAGAAGCCTGTACATTCCAGCTCTTAG GTTTGTGCCAACAAAAAGGAACCGCCGACGCTGGAGCTTAAGTAGGAAAATCAATGAGTCTTTAGAGAACCTGATTCAAGTGAGAGGTAGGGAATGTGAGAATTCTCAGAACTTACTTGGCCTAATGCTTTCTGCCAATAAGAATGAAGGAGAAGAACAGATTGGGATCAAAGAAATCATAGATGAGTGCAAGACATTTTATTTTGCTGGAAAAGAGACCACAGCCAACCTCTTAACTTGGGTCATACTGCTTCTTGCCATGCACCAAGATTGGCAATCAAAGACAAGAGAGGAAGTCATTTGTGTATGCGGTAGCGAAAACCTTCCAAATGCAGAGGATTTGAGTAAACTAAAATTG TTGGGCATAGTGCTGAAGGAGACACTCCGGTTATACCCTCCAGCTGTGGCACTAAACAAATTAACTTCAAGAAATGTCAAGCTAGGAAAACTTAATGTCCCTGCAGGAACGCAAATATACATTCCTACAATCGCCATTCATCGTGATGCAGACACATGGGGCGCCGATGCAAATGACTTCAATCCATCTAGATTCTCCAAAGCCAATGCTCATTATACAGGACTATTCTTCCCCTTCGGACAAGGGCCTATCATATGCGTTGGCCAAAACTTAGCGCTTGTCGAGGCCAAAGTTGCAGTAGCAATGATTCTGCAGAAATTCAAGTTCAGTGTGTCGCCTTCTTATGTTCATGCTCCAATGTTACTTCTAACTCTGCAACCTCAGTTTGGTGCCCAGGTCCTTTTTAAAAGGATCTAA